The proteins below are encoded in one region of Ricinus communis isolate WT05 ecotype wild-type chromosome 6, ASM1957865v1, whole genome shotgun sequence:
- the LOC107262429 gene encoding uncharacterized protein LOC107262429 produces the protein MHASGLTDSITPRIRTKLEEIKYNSRLCTCKPAVGGKFQVNIGEDQFVVDINMHTCTCRASQITSIPCIHACSSIHWMNQDSATFVDKYFSVETYIETYKNALEPLNGRKMWPEAYGLPIKAPKFKKVPGRPKKNRKRDITEDPKNPNKLSRQGI, from the coding sequence ATGCATGCTAGTGGTTTAACTGACTCCATCACACCTAGAATTAGAACTAAGCTTGAAGAAATCAAATACAATAGTAGATTATGTACTTGCAAACCTGCTGTTGGTGGCAAGTTCCAAGTGAACATAGGAGAGGATCAATTTGTGGTTGATATCAATATGCACACTTGTACTTGTAGAGCATCGCAGATAACAAGCATTCCTTGTATCCATGCATGTTCTAGCATTCATTGGATGAACCAGGATAGTGCAACCTTTGTGGACAAGTACTTTAGTGTAGAAACTTATATTGAAACCTACAAAAATGCTCTTGAGCCACTGAATGGCAGAAAAATGTGGCCAGAAGCTTATGGGCTTCCAATCAAGGCACCCAAATTTAAGAAAGTGCCTGGCAGACCTAAGAAGAACAGGAAGAGAGATATCACTGAAGACCCAAAGAATCCTAATAAGCTGTCTAGACAAGGAATTTAA